One Triticum dicoccoides isolate Atlit2015 ecotype Zavitan chromosome 5B, WEW_v2.0, whole genome shotgun sequence genomic window carries:
- the LOC119313001 gene encoding transducin beta-like protein 2: MAAVQVASALSVPLLSALLGGAVALVFLAGYLRRKRADIAHLPPSAAAAAAAPDLPKQVRPAGQNKKGGGHARVHHHHASAADKEAAKKHHHLDINTLRGHTDCVTALDFSSDACNLATVCADGVVRVFRIDDASSKSFKILKINLPAGAHPTAIAYSEGSSSVVVAAQALLGSSLYMYADVGAPPTGGNKQQGKLSPPEIKWDHKKIHGKESVLNLAAARATHGTGDGSTIVISCSEATDIKIWHGKSGKELGTVDTNQLKNNMADISPNGRFIAAAAFTADVKVWEIVYSKDSSVKEVNRVMQLKGHKSAVTSLCFTPDSEKIITASKDGTIRVWNINVRYHLDEDPKTLRVLAVPLHDSKGSTCLYEHMGISPDGKVLALTSGSTLQWLCAETGAVLDTAEKAHEGAISGIAWAPRTIPNGGGAPAYILATCGDDKKVKLWLAPEVSST, encoded by the exons ATGGCGGCGGTGCAGGTCGCGTCCGCGCTCTCCGTGCCGCTCCTCTCGGCGCTGCTCGGCGGGGCCGTCGCGCTCGTCTTCCTCGCCGGGTACCTGCGCCGCAAGCGCGCCGACATCGCGCAcctgccgccctccgccgccgccgccgccgccgccccggacctGCCCAAGCAGGTCCGCCCCGCCGGCCAGAACAAGAAGGGCGGCGGGCACGCCcgcgtccaccaccaccacgcctccGCCGCCGACAAG GAGGCGGCCAAGAAGCACCACCACCTCGACATCAACACCCTCAGGGGCCACACCGACTGCGTCACCGCGCTCGACTTCTCCAGCGACGCCTGCAACCTAGCCACCG TATGCGCGGATGGGGTTGTGAGAGTATTCAGGATCGATGATGCATCCAGCAAGAGCTTTAA GATTCTCAAGATAAACTTGCCTGCTGGGGCACATCCCACTGCCATCGCTTACTCAGAAGGGTCATCATCCGTTGTTGTGGCAGCACAGGCGCTGTTAGGCTCGTCGCTCTACATGTATGCTGATGTTGGTGCTCCTCCAACTGGGGGAAACAAACAGCAGGGCAAGCTTTCTCCTCCTGAGATCAAGTGGGACCACAAAAAGATTCACGGCAAGGAATCGGTGCTGAACCTTGCGGCAGCTCGTGCGACTCATGGGACTGGTGATGGGAGCACAATAGTGATTTCGTGCTCTGAAG CAACTGATATCAAAATATGGCACGGAAAGAGTGGCAAAGAGTTGGGAACAGTTGACACTAATCAGTTAAAAAACAATATGGCTGACATATCCCCAAATGGCCGCTTCATTGCTGCTGCAGCTTTCACTGCTGATGTCAAG GTGTGGGAGATTGTTTATTCAAAGGATAGTTCAGTGAAGGAGGTTAACAGGGTCATGCAGCTCAAGGGTCACAAG AGTGCTGTTACTAGTTTGTGTTTCACTCCGGACTCTGAGAAGATTATTACTGCGTCGAAAGATGGTACCATCCGAGTATGGAATATCAATG TAAGGTATCACCTTGATGAGGATCCCAAAACCTTGAGAGTTTTGGCAGTCCCTCTGCATGATTCAAAAGGCTCTACTTGCCTGTATGAACACATGGGCATCTCCCCAGATGGTAAAGTTCTGGCTTTAACTAGCGGATCGACGTTGCAATGGTTATGTGCAGAAACTGGCGCGGTTTTGGATACAGCTGAGAAGGCTCATGAAG GTGCTATTTCTGGCATTGCGTGGGCTCCACGGACAATTCCAAATG GTGGTGGTGCTCCTGCGTACATTCTGGCGACTTGCGGGGACGACAAAAAGGTGAAACTGTGGTTAGCTCCGGAGGTGAGCTCGACATGA